One segment of Penaeus vannamei isolate JL-2024 chromosome 3, ASM4276789v1, whole genome shotgun sequence DNA contains the following:
- the LOC138859879 gene encoding uncharacterized protein — MWERWAEYFEQLYQVDPPTVNLDSGNAIIQLPDPPISEDALLLTEVRGVISKLNSGKAAGICDIPAVNLWCLGCMLSRGHPSLEGEGGLMGLHHQGITKLSIPGKVLAHILLRRIRDHLLWHQRPEQSGFTPGKSTIDCILALRVTVERHHEFGRELLTAYIELKKASDMVHWESLWEILRQKNSNKDYWTNSKSVYWYCKCSKIWWGPVELLSC, encoded by the coding sequence AtgtgggagcgttgggctgagtattttgagcagttgtaccaggttgacccaccaacagttaacttggattcgGGTAATGCCATTATTcagttgccggacccacccatcagtgaggatgctctGTTACTAACCGAAGTAAGGGGGGTGATCTCTAAGCTGAatagtggcaaagcagcgggtatttgcgacATCCCAGCCGTGAACCTATGGTGcctgggttgcatgctgtcccgtggtcatccctctctggaaggggaagggggactgatgggactacatcaccaaggcatcacaaagctcagtataccaggcaaggttcttgcccacatccttctgagacgtatcagggatCATCTACTgtggcatcagaggccggagcaatctggattcactcctggtaagtccacaatagactgtatccttgcgcttcgagtcactgtagagcgccatCATGAGTTCGGGCGTGAGCTACTTACAGCCTACATCGAACTCAAGAAGGCATCCGatatggtgcattgggaatcactctgggaaatCTTGAGAcagaagaattccaacaaggattattggactaatagcaagtctgtatactggtactgtaaGTGCTCTAAGATATGGTGGGGGCCTgtggagcttctttcctgttag